Below is a genomic region from Bartonella harrusi.
GTCCAAATTAAAGGAAGGTGATGAAGTTGTTCTCACCATTATGGAACATCATTCAAATATTATTCCTTGGCATTTTCTTCGTGAACAAAAAGGTGTTAAGCTCATCTTTGTTCCGATTGATGAAAATGGTATTTTACATATTGAGGATTTCCAAAAAGCTTTAAGTAAACGGACAAAACTGGTTGCTATTACGCATATGTCAAATATATTGGGAACTATTCCTCCTGTTAAAGAGATTGTTAAGCTCGCACATCAAAATGCCATTCCTGTTCTTGTTGATGGTTCTCAAGGGGCTGTCCATTTGACAGTTGATGTGCAAAATCTTGATTGTGATTGGTACGTTTTTACGGGGCATAAGCTTTATGGTCCTACGGGTATTGGTGTTCTTTATGGTAAGAAAGATCGGCTAGAGGAAATGCATCCTTTCCAAGGAGGAGGAGAAATGGTTGAGGATGTAACAACTGATAAAGTTTCTTATAATACTCCTCCCTACCGCTTTGAAGCAGGAACGCCTCCCATAGTTCAAGCCGTTGGATTGGCTGCTGCTATTCATTATGTACAAGAAAAGGATAGAAATGCTATTCATGCACATGAAACAACTCTGTTAACCTATGCACATGAAAAGCTTGAAACGGTTAAGTCATTGCGTATTTATGGACGTTCTCCTCATAAAGGCGCTATTATATCTTTTGAAATGGAAGGTATCCACGCCCATGATATTGCTATGTTTATTGATAGACAAGGGGTTGCTATACGTGCGGGAACACATTGTGCACAGCCTCTATTACAACGCTTTGGTTTAACATCTATTTGTCGTGCTTCGTTTGCTATGTATAATACTTACGAAGATATTGACCAGTTAGTGGAAGCATTAGAAAAAGCAAGGACATTTTTTAATGGCTAAAACAGTTGAAGAGCATCATTCTACAGAATCTGTTGAAACTGTAAGTGAAAATGAAAAGGCTTATATATCAGCAATTCCAGCAGATGAAATTGAGCGTATGACGAATGATATCATTTCTGCTCTGAAAACGGTTTATGATCCAGAGATTCCTGCTGATATTTATGAGCTAGGATTGATTTATCGTATTGATATTGAAGATGATCGTTCAGTAAAAATTGAAATGACGCTTACAGCACCAGGATGTCCCGTTGCTGGTGAAATGCCAGGTTGGGTAGAAAATGCTGTAAGCGCAGTTGAAGGGGTTTCGCACGTTGAAGTCACCATGACATTTGATCCTCCATGGACACCTGATTGTATGTCAGAAGAAGCGCAAATTGCTGTTGGATGGTATTAAAAATTATTATCTATGATATATTTATTTAGTTTTTTTAAATTTTGCATTTAAGAATGTTCGTATGCTCTATAATAAACAAAAGTTGGAACTCACTTGGATTGGAAAAGAGAAACGCCCAAGACTTGAACCTCGTATTTTATTAGAAGATCTTGAGAAATCTTATCATGCTCCACACCAAGTATCTGCTCAAGATATTTTTGATAATAAACTCATCTTTGGTGATAATCTACTCGCGCTCAAAGCGCTTGAACAAGAATATACAGGTAAGGTAAAATGTATTTATATTGACCCACCTTATAATACGGGCAATGCATTCGAACATTATGAAGATGGATTAGAACATTCCATATGGCTTAGCCTTATGAGGGATAGGTTAGAGCTGTTGCATCATTTACTTGCAAATGATGGAAGTATTTGGATATCCATTGATGATGATGAACAAGCTTATCTTAAAGTTATGATGGATGAAATTTTTGGTCGACGAAATTTTGTAAACAATATCATTTGGCAAAAGAAATACGCTCCACAAAATGATGCAAAGTGGCTTTCAGATAACCATGATTTCGTGATGGTTTATGCTAAAGATAAAACTGTTTGGCGACCTAATTTGCTTCCTCGTTCAATCAATATGGATGCGCGCTATAAAAATCCTGATAATGATCCACGTGGTCCATGGCAGTCCGGAGATTTATCGGTAAAAAGGGTGACACCTAAGGATATTTATGAGATCATCACGCCTTCTGGACGCAGGGTGATGCCTCCTGCTGGAACGAGTTGGCGGGTTAGCAAACAAAAATTTTTAGAGCTATTAAAAGATAATCGTATTTGGTTTGGATCAGATAACGGTGGAGTACCACGTATTAAACGCTTTGTTTCAGAAGTAAAACAAGGAATAACAACTATGACCATTTGGCCTTATCAGGAAGTTGGTCATAATCAAGATGCAAAAAAAGAAGCCAAAGTCTTTAATTATGATAATGTATTTGCAACCCCAAAACCTGAACGTCTTATGGAACGCATTATTCAGCTTGCCTCCAATCCTGGAGATCTTGTATTGGATTCCTTTGCCGGCTCGGGTACCACTGGAGCAGTTGCTCACAAAATGGGCCGTAAGTGGATTATGATTGAACTTGGGGAGCATTGTCATACACACATCATACCTCGTTTAAAACAAGTGATTGATGGAACTGATCAAGGTGGTATTTCTAAAAATGTAAATTGGCAAGGTGGTGGAGGTTTTCGCTATTATCGTCTTGCACCTTCTTTGTTGCAAAAAGATCCATGGGGACAGTGGATTATTAGTCGCGAATATAATGCTGCTATGCTTTCGGAAGCCATGTGCAAACATATGGGGTTTACCTATGCTCCTGATGAAAACCATTATTGGATGCAAGGATATTCAACCGAAACGGATTATATTTATGTAACGACCAATGCAATGACACATGAACAACTCCGCGTTATCAGTGAAGAGGTTGGTCCTCATCGTACTTTGCTTATTTGTTGTGCAGCCTTTGATACAAAACCAGAATCTTTTGAGAATCTCACGCTTTCTAAAATACCGCGTGCTGTCTTAGAAAAGTGTGAATGGGGGAGGAATGATTACAGTTTGAATGTAGCAAATCTTGAACCAATGGTGGTAGTAAACGAGCCCACCAAAAAAGATACAGATATTGCACAAGCAGAATTAGATTTATTCGAATAAATAGAAAAAGCGGAGTTTTTCATGAACGCAGTTGAAAAAAAAATTGCTGCTCGTTTATCATTGCGCTACCCTCAACACAAATCCTTGAATGTTTTGGTGCAAATTCTAGAGAATATTGAACTTTCTAAAAATACTGATTTAGTTGCAGATTTAGAAGCAATAAAAAAACTTTATCCTTCTGTACAAGATTTTGAACGCGATTTTCCTTCTTTTTGTTTTGCTTTGGCAACTGGAGTTGGGAAAACACGTTTGATGGGCGCTTTTATCAGCTATCTTTATTTAACAGGACGCAGTCGCAATTTTTTTATATTGGCGCCAAATTTGACTATTTATGAAAAATTAAAACAGGATTTCAGTCCTCAAAGTCCCAAATATGTATTCAGTGGAATGAATGAGTTTGTTGCAAATAGACCGGTAATTATTACAGGTGATGATTATGAAAGTGGTAAAGGAATTCACTCTAATGAACCAAAATTTTATGGACAACAGCGTTTGTTTGAGGATGAAAATACAGCTTTTATCAATATTTTTAATATTTCCAAAATTAACACAACGGATCATAAAAAAGGAACTGCAAAATCAAATATTCCACGGATTAAACGCTTACAAGAAACTATTGGCGAAAGTTATTTTGATTATCTTGCAAATCTTCCTGATCTAGTGCTTTTAATGGATGAAGCGCATCGTTATCGTGCTTCTGCGGGTGTTTCGGCGATTAATGAGTTGAAACCTGTTTTAGGTTTAGAACTTACAGCAACACCGAAAACAATAGGGGCAAAGCCTGTAAATTTTAAAAATGTTGTGTACGGCTATTCACTTGCAGAGGCTATGAGAGATCGGTTTGTGAAAGAGCCTGCTGTCGCTACACGTAAAGACTTTCAGCCGAAAAACTACACGTCTGAACAATTAGAGTATATTAAACTACAAGATGCAATTCATGCACACGAAAAAGTAAAAGCAGATTTGGTTATCTATGCTAGTGATTATAAAAAAAAGTGCGTTAAGCCTTTTGTGTTAGTTGTAGCGCAAGATACAGAGCATGCGCAGAAATTGCATAATTTGTTAGAAGCGGATGATTTTTTTGCCGGAGCTTATAAGGGAAAGGTTATAGAAATTCATTCAAAACAATCGAATACAGAAGAAGATAAGAATATTCAGAAACTAATTGCAATTGAAGATCCAAATGAGCCAACGGAAATTGTTATTCACGTTAATAAACTGAAAGAAGGATGGGATGTCACTAATCTCTATACTATTGTACCGTTGCGTGCATCTACTTCAGAGATTTTAACTGAGCAAACGATAGGTCGTGGGTTACGTTTGCCGTATGGTAGTAAAACCGGCATAGAATCCATAGATCGTTTAACAATCATTGCACATGATCGTTTCCAAGATATTATTGATCGTGCTAATGAGCCAAACTCAATTATTAAAAAGCATATTGAGATTGGAATAGGGGGAGATATATCGGCCGAAAAATCAGATATACTCACAGTACCAAGTTGTGCAGAAACAGAATCAACAAAGACGACGGTGACACGCTACTCCAATATAAACGGAGCATCTGATTTCCAAGATGTCGCGTTGCATAATACGGCTCCGTCTTTCACTCCCGAGGAGAAAAAAATTGCTGATATCACGTGGAATATTATCAAAGGATATGAAAAATTGCCAAATTCTCAGGCACTTTGCTCCACTATAATACAAGAAAAAATCAGTAATGAAGTTATAGAAACCATGCACGCGTCAAAGGGTACTCTTATTTGTGATAACATAAAAGCAGAGACTGAAGCTTTGGTGCAAAAAGTGGTTGCAGACCTAACAGAAAATTTAGCAAAACGTATAATAGATATTCCCAATATTGTGCTTATTCCCTCTGGTGAGGTTACTTATGGTTTTTCTGACTTTGATTTAAAAAACCTAGAAAGTTTAAACTTGCAACCCGTGAGTAGAGAGCTTTTAATTCGAGAATTACGCACACATAAAAGTATTTTTCTTACCTCTGAAAATGAGTATCTCAAAGAGCCTCATCTTGAAAATTATATCATTCGTACTTTAATTGATAATGATTTTATTGATTATGACAACCATACGCCACTATTACGAAAATTAGCGGGGCAGTTGGTGCAACATTTTCGATCTTCTTTATCAAATGATGCTGCTGTTGAGAATGTATTGATTCATTATCAGCATCAACTTAATAATTTTATAGTTACTCAATTAAAATCACACCAGTGGGAAACACAACAAGATTATGAGGTTAAAATTACACGGGGATTTACAACCTTAACACCTCTTCACTACACACTACCACAGGGTACATTTCCTCTTGATTTTCGTTGTATTCCTTCCAATAAAAGCGATATTAAAACACTTGTATTCAAGGGATTTAAAAAATGTTGTTATCCTTTACAAAAATTTGATTCAGTGGAGGGGGAGTTGCGATTTGCTCAAATATTAGAGGATGATGTAAAAGTATTAAAGTGGATGAAGCTTGCTCGAGGTTTTTTCAAGATAGAATATGACAAAGGATTGATCTATGAACCGGATTTTGTTGTAGAAACGAAAGATGCCAAATATCTTTGTGAACCTAAAAAAGCATCTGAAATACACAATCCTATTGTTTTGAAAAAGACAAATGCAGCTGTTCAGTGGTGCTATCATGCAACGAGTTATGTTGTTACGAATGATGGAAAACCATGGCATTATGTTCTTATTCCACATGATGCTATTAAGGCCAATCGTAGTTTTGAGGGTTTGTGTGCAGAGTTTACAATTTCAAGAGCTGAACTTAATGCAGAATAGCTCTTTTGCCAAACAATAATAATCTTGATGAGAGAAAAAGAAGTCTTTTCAGAAGAAAAAACATCTGGATTCCATTTAGAAAATTGAGCAATGTAAAAGGAATAAGCTCTTCTCAAAAAAATAAAACCACTTATTGTTCTCTCTTGTAAAAGATAACTAGAGTGGTCTAACCATAGTAGACTATAAAAATGGATAATTTGATATATGTTCCTAAATTTAACGAAAACGACTTTTAGCTTTTTAAAGCAAAACCCAACAAAAAAATTTACAGCGAGAGAAATCGCTCAATGGATATTCGAAAATTATCCCGAGGAATGTCACAAAAAGCAAAAGCGCTCAACTGCGACAGTTGCTCCCCTTAACAGTGAGGCTGCTCTCATTCAGCAAATTGTTGCTGAAATAGGCTCTATGCGCCCTCAATTGCAAAAACGTTATCCAGAAATTAAAACCACGGAAGGTCGACCACGGCAATATTATTTTACACAATTAACAGATAAAGATGAAATTGACGAAGTAGAAGAAAATGTTGTGTGTTCGACTTCTAAGATAAATGATCTTTCTGTTAGAGAGCATGATCTGTATCCATTATTATCTCAATTTTTATGGACAGAGCTTGAAGTATATAGCAAGCGTATTGACGAAAAACGCTCTCGTAACAAACATGGCAATGGTGGCAATAAATGGCTTTATCCAGATGTTGTAGGGCTACAAGATTTAAGTAATGAATGGCACCATGAAATCAAAGATTGTGTTTTGCAGTATTTTGATAAAAAAACAAAACTTTGGTCTTTTGAAGTTAAAATTCTTATCAACCGTTCAAATCTGCGGCAAGCTTTTTTTCAAACAGTTAGCAATTCCTCATGGGCTAATTTTAGTTATTTAGTTGCGAGTGAAATTGAAGGTATTGATACTTTAAAAGAACTTCGGATACTTTCAAGTTTACATGGAATTGGATTTATAAGATTAGATAAGGAAAACACATCCGAGAGTCAAATTATCATTCCTGCTAAGGAACGCAATGAAATTGATTGGAATACTGCCAATAGATTAATAGAAGAAAACAAAGACTTCTTTGATTATATTAAACTCATTCGTCAATTCTATCAGACTGGCGAGATTCGCCCATCTGATTGGACTCAAATAACCCCATGAATAGTTTTAAAATTGCTCCTCATTCTCAAATTTTTAGTTTATTGTTTTTAAATACTCGCTATCAATATAAAGTTGTTGATTGTATCTTGAAAAACTCTTTATTTATGTTTCTCTTAATTAAAAAAATAT
It encodes:
- a CDS encoding SUF system Fe-S cluster assembly protein, with protein sequence MAKTVEEHHSTESVETVSENEKAYISAIPADEIERMTNDIISALKTVYDPEIPADIYELGLIYRIDIEDDRSVKIEMTLTAPGCPVAGEMPGWVENAVSAVEGVSHVEVTMTFDPPWTPDCMSEEAQIAVGWY
- a CDS encoding site-specific DNA-methyltransferase, translating into MLYNKQKLELTWIGKEKRPRLEPRILLEDLEKSYHAPHQVSAQDIFDNKLIFGDNLLALKALEQEYTGKVKCIYIDPPYNTGNAFEHYEDGLEHSIWLSLMRDRLELLHHLLANDGSIWISIDDDEQAYLKVMMDEIFGRRNFVNNIIWQKKYAPQNDAKWLSDNHDFVMVYAKDKTVWRPNLLPRSINMDARYKNPDNDPRGPWQSGDLSVKRVTPKDIYEIITPSGRRVMPPAGTSWRVSKQKFLELLKDNRIWFGSDNGGVPRIKRFVSEVKQGITTMTIWPYQEVGHNQDAKKEAKVFNYDNVFATPKPERLMERIIQLASNPGDLVLDSFAGSGTTGAVAHKMGRKWIMIELGEHCHTHIIPRLKQVIDGTDQGGISKNVNWQGGGGFRYYRLAPSLLQKDPWGQWIISREYNAAMLSEAMCKHMGFTYAPDENHYWMQGYSTETDYIYVTTNAMTHEQLRVISEEVGPHRTLLICCAAFDTKPESFENLTLSKIPRAVLEKCEWGRNDYSLNVANLEPMVVVNEPTKKDTDIAQAELDLFE
- a CDS encoding aminotransferase class V-fold PLP-dependent enzyme is translated as MGNDVQACSYDVEKIRRDFPLLQRSVYRKQLVYLDNGASAQKPQSVLNAMDHFYQCNYANVHRGMYFLANAATQSYENARETIRAFLNAQTVEEIVFTKNATEAINAVAYGWAMSKLKEGDEVVLTIMEHHSNIIPWHFLREQKGVKLIFVPIDENGILHIEDFQKALSKRTKLVAITHMSNILGTIPPVKEIVKLAHQNAIPVLVDGSQGAVHLTVDVQNLDCDWYVFTGHKLYGPTGIGVLYGKKDRLEEMHPFQGGGEMVEDVTTDKVSYNTPPYRFEAGTPPIVQAVGLAAAIHYVQEKDRNAIHAHETTLLTYAHEKLETVKSLRIYGRSPHKGAIISFEMEGIHAHDIAMFIDRQGVAIRAGTHCAQPLLQRFGLTSICRASFAMYNTYEDIDQLVEALEKARTFFNG
- a CDS encoding DEAD/DEAH box helicase, whose protein sequence is MNAVEKKIAARLSLRYPQHKSLNVLVQILENIELSKNTDLVADLEAIKKLYPSVQDFERDFPSFCFALATGVGKTRLMGAFISYLYLTGRSRNFFILAPNLTIYEKLKQDFSPQSPKYVFSGMNEFVANRPVIITGDDYESGKGIHSNEPKFYGQQRLFEDENTAFINIFNISKINTTDHKKGTAKSNIPRIKRLQETIGESYFDYLANLPDLVLLMDEAHRYRASAGVSAINELKPVLGLELTATPKTIGAKPVNFKNVVYGYSLAEAMRDRFVKEPAVATRKDFQPKNYTSEQLEYIKLQDAIHAHEKVKADLVIYASDYKKKCVKPFVLVVAQDTEHAQKLHNLLEADDFFAGAYKGKVIEIHSKQSNTEEDKNIQKLIAIEDPNEPTEIVIHVNKLKEGWDVTNLYTIVPLRASTSEILTEQTIGRGLRLPYGSKTGIESIDRLTIIAHDRFQDIIDRANEPNSIIKKHIEIGIGGDISAEKSDILTVPSCAETESTKTTVTRYSNINGASDFQDVALHNTAPSFTPEEKKIADITWNIIKGYEKLPNSQALCSTIIQEKISNEVIETMHASKGTLICDNIKAETEALVQKVVADLTENLAKRIIDIPNIVLIPSGEVTYGFSDFDLKNLESLNLQPVSRELLIRELRTHKSIFLTSENEYLKEPHLENYIIRTLIDNDFIDYDNHTPLLRKLAGQLVQHFRSSLSNDAAVENVLIHYQHQLNNFIVTQLKSHQWETQQDYEVKITRGFTTLTPLHYTLPQGTFPLDFRCIPSNKSDIKTLVFKGFKKCCYPLQKFDSVEGELRFAQILEDDVKVLKWMKLARGFFKIEYDKGLIYEPDFVVETKDAKYLCEPKKASEIHNPIVLKKTNAAVQWCYHATSYVVTNDGKPWHYVLIPHDAIKANRSFEGLCAEFTISRAELNAE
- a CDS encoding COG2958 family protein, with protein sequence MFLNLTKTTFSFLKQNPTKKFTAREIAQWIFENYPEECHKKQKRSTATVAPLNSEAALIQQIVAEIGSMRPQLQKRYPEIKTTEGRPRQYYFTQLTDKDEIDEVEENVVCSTSKINDLSVREHDLYPLLSQFLWTELEVYSKRIDEKRSRNKHGNGGNKWLYPDVVGLQDLSNEWHHEIKDCVLQYFDKKTKLWSFEVKILINRSNLRQAFFQTVSNSSWANFSYLVASEIEGIDTLKELRILSSLHGIGFIRLDKENTSESQIIIPAKERNEIDWNTANRLIEENKDFFDYIKLIRQFYQTGEIRPSDWTQITP